The proteins below come from a single Corylus avellana chromosome ca3, CavTom2PMs-1.0 genomic window:
- the LOC132176716 gene encoding uncharacterized protein LOC132176716, which yields MGSESPQRAKTCCFWFSTKKKIDEVSGGSNMEEKEKWEKKDEILSDMSTFSVREQERRLKKALKDEERVSREAEKVVQWVKQESSRMDDSVIKSVLNHDKGTIIK from the coding sequence ATGGGCTCAGAGTCTCCACAAAGAGCAAAAACATGCTGCTTCTGGTTCTCcacaaagaagaagattgaTGAGGTCTCAGGAGGATCAAACATGGAGGAAAAAGAGAAGTGGGAAAAGAAGGATGAAATATTATCCGACATGAGCACTTTTTCTGTCAGAGAACAAGAAAGGAGGCTGAAGAAGGCATTGAAGGACGAGGAGAGGGTTAGTAGGGAGGCTGAGAAGGTTGTTCAATGGGTGAAGCAGGAATCATCAAGAATGGATGATTCTGTCATCAAATCTGTTCTAAATCATGATAAAGGAACAATTATTAAGTAA